Part of the bacterium genome is shown below.
ATCCTTGATTACAATGAGGATGACTGCAAGGCGACGATGGTGCTGAAGGATGGGCTCGTCAAAATGAACCTTAGTCAGGAATAATAGATGCTACACGTTATCCTTTTGCCTTTGGCAAGCCAATTTTAGGCTTAATAGCTTTATCTAAAATTGAAACAATTCCTCGATACTCACACCCAGAGCATTGGCCAGTTTTTCTATGTTTTTGATCGCGACGTTTCTTTCTCCACGCTCGATTCCACCGATGTACGTACGATCAATCCCTGATTTGAGGGACAGTGCCATCTGAGACATGATTCCACGATCCTGTCGTAATTGGCGTACTCTTTTGTCGAATTTGATGAGCGTATTGCTGTTTTTATGCACGAACTTAGCATACGACCGATGATACTTATAAGGCGACGGACTATGAGTATCATTATTTGTATGGTACGATGGCTGCCGGTTGGGTACTTATAGTCATCAAACTATCTATTAAATCATTAGCTATGGGATGGAGATTCCGGAAATCAATATCGTTGGGTAAGGGGCTTCGCATGAATTTAAGTAAAAGTGGAATTGGTCTCAGCGGCGGCGTTAAGGGCATGCGAGTTGGCGTAAATAGTAAGGGCTCTTATTCAACGCTTGGCATTCCGGGAACTGGTATATATTCCATGACCCGTCATGGTAGTAGCGCCAAGGGTGCTCCGATTTCCAGCGGTAAAGGATGTCTGACTGCTATCTTGGTTTTTGTTGGCATCTGCGTCTTCGTGACGGCTCCACCGTTGGCTCTTGGTATGTTGGCCATCTGGGGAATTTGGTATTATTCTCAAAGT
Proteins encoded:
- a CDS encoding helix-turn-helix transcriptional regulator → MHKNSNTLIKFDKRVRQLRQDRGIMSQMALSLKSGIDRTYIGGIERGERNVAIKNIEKLANALGVSIEELFQF